A portion of the Nitrospira sp. genome contains these proteins:
- a CDS encoding D-alanine--D-alanine ligase, which translates to MPQRSLLTRGRIGVLMGGQSSEREVSLRTGSAVHRALRRRGYDAVAIDVGSGLSRDLEKHRIAVAFLALHGPGGEDGSIQGFLETLGIPYTGSGVQASSVGMHKVTTKTILAAHGIPVPPGLVLKRGQVLSDDQALRKAKLRWPVVVKPASEGSTIGVTIVKQRAQWNKALALAHRYDRDAVVEAYIPGHEVTVSLLGRAGRAPLALPAVEIVAPGGFYDYSAKYEKGKTRYLCPAPLPEPVIGKIRSLALRAYEVLNCAGAARVDFRITPRGRPYVLEINTAPGMTETSLLPMAAAQAGIGYDDLTERILESAVARMSPQRSKGRTRRV; encoded by the coding sequence ATGCCCCAACGTTCCCTACTGACCAGGGGTCGGATCGGAGTCCTGATGGGAGGACAGTCTTCGGAGCGGGAGGTGTCGCTCCGTACCGGATCGGCTGTTCATCGTGCCCTGCGCCGGAGAGGATACGACGCCGTCGCGATCGACGTCGGCTCCGGCTTAAGTCGAGATCTTGAGAAGCATCGGATTGCTGTCGCATTCCTGGCTCTGCATGGGCCGGGAGGAGAAGACGGATCCATTCAAGGTTTTCTCGAGACCCTTGGCATCCCCTATACGGGATCGGGTGTCCAAGCCAGCTCTGTCGGCATGCACAAAGTCACGACCAAGACGATTTTGGCGGCGCATGGCATTCCGGTGCCTCCCGGCTTGGTGCTGAAGCGCGGACAGGTTCTGTCGGACGACCAAGCCTTGAGGAAGGCGAAACTACGCTGGCCGGTGGTCGTGAAGCCGGCATCCGAAGGGTCGACGATCGGCGTGACCATCGTGAAACAACGAGCACAATGGAACAAGGCTCTGGCTCTGGCCCACCGCTACGATCGAGATGCGGTGGTCGAAGCGTACATTCCCGGGCATGAGGTCACGGTTTCGTTGCTCGGTCGAGCAGGACGGGCACCGCTCGCGTTGCCGGCGGTGGAAATCGTCGCCCCCGGTGGCTTTTACGACTACTCCGCGAAGTACGAGAAGGGAAAGACCCGCTATCTCTGTCCGGCGCCGCTTCCGGAGCCCGTCATCGGGAAGATCCGCTCGCTGGCGTTGCGCGCGTATGAAGTCCTGAATTGCGCCGGGGCCGCCCGTGTTGACTTTCGCATTACGCCGCGCGGGCGTCCCTATGTGTTGGAGATCAATACGGCGCCGGGCATGACCGAGACGAGCCTCCTTCCGATGGCCGCGGCCCAAGCGGGGATCGGCTACGACGACCTGACGGAACGGATCCTGGAATCAGCCGTGGCACGGATGTCCCCTCAAAGATCGAAGGGAAGGACGCGACGGGTATGA
- the murB gene encoding UDP-N-acetylmuramate dehydrogenase: MNRARLRGGAKHAGAKFQKKDIRAAVAQVRGTVRFDVPLDSYTSFKIGGPADVVVEPADVDDVCRLAMQARAHGIPLFVVGGTNLLIRDGGIRGIVVHLGKFRTIREEPGEVLYAEGGVGMPTLIGYAVRRALAGLEWAAGIPGTVAGCVVMNAGTRLGEMKDALKAVRVVTSAGLIQDIPAWAIPFEYRHAKLPKGIVVGVWLQLRKGIRGDIERVVKEYLQYRRDTQPLTMPSAGCVFKNPANDSAGRLIEMMQLKGLRVGDAEVSTRHGNFIVNRGRAQAADVIALIGKVRRAIKRQTGVRLDLELRIVGEAGR, translated from the coding sequence ATGAATCGCGCGAGATTGCGGGGCGGTGCAAAACATGCCGGCGCGAAGTTTCAGAAGAAGGACATCCGAGCGGCTGTGGCGCAGGTCAGAGGAACGGTGCGCTTTGATGTTCCGCTGGACTCCTATACGTCGTTCAAGATCGGAGGGCCGGCCGACGTCGTGGTCGAACCGGCCGACGTGGACGATGTCTGTCGCCTGGCCATGCAAGCACGCGCACACGGTATCCCTCTGTTTGTCGTGGGCGGCACGAACCTCTTGATCCGCGACGGCGGCATCCGGGGGATCGTGGTGCACTTGGGGAAGTTCCGTACGATCAGAGAAGAGCCAGGAGAGGTGTTGTACGCCGAAGGGGGTGTGGGAATGCCGACGTTGATCGGCTATGCCGTCCGGCGGGCTCTCGCCGGACTCGAATGGGCGGCGGGAATTCCCGGCACTGTCGCGGGTTGCGTCGTCATGAATGCGGGAACCAGGCTGGGCGAGATGAAGGATGCGCTGAAAGCCGTGCGCGTCGTGACCTCCGCCGGCTTGATCCAGGACATTCCGGCCTGGGCGATTCCTTTCGAGTACCGGCACGCCAAGTTGCCCAAGGGCATCGTGGTCGGCGTGTGGCTGCAACTGCGCAAGGGGATCAGGGGAGACATCGAGCGGGTGGTCAAAGAGTATCTCCAGTATCGGCGTGATACGCAACCGCTCACGATGCCCAGCGCCGGGTGCGTCTTCAAGAATCCGGCGAACGATTCAGCGGGCCGCCTGATCGAGATGATGCAACTCAAGGGGTTGCGCGTGGGCGATGCGGAAGTGTCGACCAGACACGGCAATTTCATCGTCAATCGCGGGCGAGCGCAGGCCGCCGACGTCATCGCCTTGATCGGAAAAGTCCGGCGGGCGATCAAGCGACAGACTGGTGTGCGATTGGATCTCGAACTCCGGATCGTCGGGGAGGCCGGACGGTGA
- the murC gene encoding UDP-N-acetylmuramate--L-alanine ligase produces MFRKTQQIHLVGIGGAGMSGIAEVLLTLGYKVSGSDLQASDTTRRLEELGGRIFIGHQESNVGDAQVVVISSAVSPTNPEVSFAKAKQVPVIPRAEMLAELMRLKFGVAIAGAHGKTTTTSMVANVLAQGGLDPTMVIGGKVNALGSHARLGRGDLLVAEADESDGSFLRLSPTVVAVTNLDREHLDHYGSMERINESFLEFINKVPFYGLAVLCSDDDRLRALFPKIVKRYQTYGLREADGISPDFRATDISLKQWGAEFRAFFRGRNLGPFRLSVPGIHNVSNALAAIAIGIELDVPTDLIRKALAAFTGVERRFHLRGEAAGIMVVDDYGHHPTEIKATLAAAKQGWTDRRLIVLFQPHRYTRTRDLLEDFSRAFVDADRLFLTDIYAASEQPLPGISGARLAEAIRTAGHPSVTFVERKEDLVDRVLPEIKPGDLVLTLGAGDIWKSGPVLLSRLAPGT; encoded by the coding sequence CTGGTAGGAATCGGGGGGGCGGGTATGAGCGGGATCGCCGAGGTGCTGCTCACGCTCGGCTACAAAGTCAGCGGTTCGGATCTGCAGGCCTCCGATACCACACGACGTTTGGAAGAATTGGGCGGGCGCATCTTCATCGGTCACCAGGAGTCCAATGTAGGCGATGCGCAGGTCGTCGTGATTTCGTCCGCGGTTTCTCCCACGAACCCGGAGGTCAGTTTCGCCAAGGCGAAACAGGTCCCGGTGATCCCGCGGGCAGAGATGCTGGCCGAGTTGATGCGGCTGAAATTCGGCGTGGCGATTGCCGGTGCCCATGGCAAGACCACGACCACATCGATGGTGGCCAACGTGCTCGCACAGGGTGGATTGGATCCCACAATGGTCATCGGCGGCAAGGTCAACGCGCTCGGAAGCCATGCGCGGCTGGGGCGAGGTGACCTGTTGGTAGCGGAAGCGGACGAAAGCGACGGCTCATTTCTACGATTGTCTCCGACAGTCGTCGCCGTGACGAATCTGGACAGAGAGCATCTCGACCATTACGGCAGTATGGAGCGGATCAACGAAAGCTTTCTTGAGTTCATCAACAAGGTGCCGTTTTATGGTTTGGCGGTTCTCTGCTCTGACGACGACCGGCTTCGAGCGTTGTTCCCGAAAATCGTGAAGCGGTATCAAACCTATGGATTGCGTGAGGCCGACGGGATCTCGCCGGATTTCCGGGCGACCGACATCAGCCTCAAACAGTGGGGGGCCGAATTTCGCGCCTTCTTTCGAGGACGCAATCTCGGTCCGTTCCGCCTCTCGGTTCCGGGCATTCACAACGTCTCCAACGCGCTGGCGGCGATCGCCATCGGGATCGAATTGGACGTGCCGACGGACTTAATCCGCAAGGCGCTGGCGGCCTTTACGGGCGTCGAGCGACGGTTCCATCTGCGGGGAGAAGCAGCGGGCATCATGGTGGTGGACGACTACGGCCATCATCCGACGGAGATCAAGGCCACGCTGGCGGCAGCCAAACAGGGATGGACCGACCGGCGCTTGATCGTCCTCTTCCAACCGCATCGTTATACGAGAACGAGAGATCTGCTGGAGGACTTTTCACGCGCCTTCGTCGATGCCGACCGGTTGTTCCTGACGGACATCTATGCGGCCAGTGAACAACCGCTTCCGGGCATTTCCGGGGCCAGGTTGGCCGAGGCGATCCGGACGGCAGGCCATCCGTCGGTGACATTCGTGGAGCGGAAAGAGGACTTGGTGGATCGGGTGTTACCGGAGATCAAACCGGGAGATCTGGTGTTAACCCTGGGCGCCGGCGATATTTGGAAATCTGGGCCCGTCTTGCTGTCGAGGCTGGCTCCCGGTACATGA